A region from the Candidatus Palauibacter australiensis genome encodes:
- a CDS encoding GH116 family glycosyl hydrolase has protein sequence MTLDSAPRVSLLMLFTAMAVGLPANGSGQTAAGVPRFKIESSPIELTGPVRPGEYLGVTGPRSAWLGVETGEAELWVHPLKVGNRFRLGFSTPTYGAPIPGSAVARTVHVRPELTTIVYSHAAFQVRQHILAPAELPGLLVLLEVDSPEPLEIVAEFEPVLNYMWPGSLGGQYAYWDADRRAFVLSESLQETNAVVGSPWAANSVEHPAHQLGEAPRSMVIPVDPDRARREFIPIAVAGGTAPREEVFASYDRLITEARSLYSAKRAWADSVLASTVSIESPDPRLDLALEWAKINLEEQRVCNPDLGCGFVAGWGLSRNGTRPGFGWFFGGDAAQTMFAMEALGQWELVAEELAFLARYQREDGKITHEISQAAARIPWFDVYPYAYYHADTTPYWMVALYEYWRASGDDELLRELWPAYRRAWEWCLSAETDGDGIIENTVGGLAAVEVGGLGAALHQDVYLAGVWTAALEGTAALAERMGDAEIASRARELAPRARATLNDAYWLEEPGHHAFGILADGGTNDNLTVWPATAAAFGLFDEARGRSTLARLASDRISSDWGAHMLSTESELYHPLQYNMGTVWPFVTGYVSWAQYRYRRPWAGFHLVDAVKQMTFDWSLGRHPELLSGTFYQPLDQTVPHQFFATSALVTPLLRGVIGWEPDAPRGRARLAPQLPPDWPQVAVRRLRAGETTTDIEILQRWTAAGGGRRTTLTTSGPPLTFEFVPDVPAGARNMTVRVNGATTELSSDGSVEVTVGAAAPAGNRAEIVVAWEGGLAVAPPRIDLEAGQTSSGLRILDFSAEADAWSLSVEGTAGRTYEVAVFGTLVVPAVMRGAALVSDRGAGVIEIEFAEGEGRVPATVRLTPAG, from the coding sequence ATGACTCTGGATTCTGCGCCGCGCGTCTCGCTTCTCATGCTCTTCACCGCGATGGCCGTCGGCCTGCCGGCGAACGGTTCCGGCCAGACCGCGGCCGGGGTGCCGCGCTTCAAGATCGAGTCCTCGCCCATCGAACTGACGGGACCCGTACGCCCCGGCGAGTACCTGGGCGTAACCGGCCCTCGATCCGCGTGGCTCGGCGTCGAGACGGGCGAAGCGGAACTCTGGGTCCATCCCCTCAAGGTCGGGAACCGGTTCCGGCTCGGCTTCTCGACCCCAACCTACGGAGCGCCGATCCCCGGCAGCGCCGTCGCGCGCACGGTGCACGTCCGGCCCGAACTCACGACGATCGTCTACAGCCACGCGGCCTTCCAGGTGCGCCAGCACATCCTCGCGCCCGCCGAACTCCCCGGTCTCCTGGTGCTGCTCGAGGTGGACAGCCCCGAACCGCTCGAGATCGTCGCCGAGTTCGAGCCCGTGCTGAACTACATGTGGCCGGGTTCGCTCGGGGGGCAGTACGCCTACTGGGACGCGGATCGACGCGCCTTCGTGCTGTCCGAGAGCCTGCAGGAGACGAACGCCGTCGTCGGGTCGCCGTGGGCCGCGAACTCCGTGGAACACCCGGCTCATCAACTGGGCGAGGCGCCGCGCTCCATGGTGATCCCCGTGGACCCGGACCGCGCGCGCCGGGAGTTCATCCCCATCGCGGTGGCGGGTGGAACGGCGCCGCGCGAGGAGGTCTTTGCCAGCTACGATCGGCTGATCACCGAGGCCCGCTCGCTGTACAGCGCGAAACGGGCGTGGGCCGACTCGGTGCTCGCCTCCACCGTCTCCATCGAGTCGCCCGATCCACGGCTCGACCTCGCCCTGGAGTGGGCGAAGATCAACCTGGAGGAGCAGCGCGTCTGCAATCCCGACCTCGGGTGCGGGTTCGTCGCGGGCTGGGGCCTGTCGCGCAACGGGACGCGTCCCGGCTTCGGCTGGTTCTTCGGCGGCGACGCGGCGCAGACCATGTTCGCCATGGAGGCGCTCGGGCAGTGGGAACTGGTGGCGGAGGAACTCGCCTTTCTCGCGAGATACCAGCGCGAGGACGGCAAGATCACGCACGAAATCTCCCAGGCGGCCGCGCGCATCCCGTGGTTCGACGTGTATCCGTACGCCTACTACCACGCGGACACCACGCCCTACTGGATGGTCGCGCTGTACGAGTACTGGCGGGCGAGCGGGGACGACGAACTGCTGCGGGAGCTGTGGCCGGCCTACCGGCGCGCGTGGGAATGGTGCCTCAGCGCCGAGACCGACGGCGACGGAATCATCGAAAACACGGTGGGCGGACTGGCCGCGGTCGAGGTTGGGGGCCTCGGGGCGGCGCTCCACCAGGACGTCTACCTGGCAGGGGTTTGGACCGCGGCCCTCGAGGGGACCGCGGCGCTGGCGGAGCGCATGGGTGATGCCGAAATCGCGAGTCGGGCCCGAGAACTCGCGCCGCGCGCGCGGGCGACCCTGAATGACGCCTACTGGCTCGAGGAGCCGGGGCACCACGCTTTCGGGATCCTCGCCGATGGCGGCACCAACGACAACCTGACCGTGTGGCCCGCTACGGCGGCCGCGTTCGGCCTGTTCGACGAGGCGCGCGGGCGATCGACCCTCGCCCGGCTCGCGAGCGACCGGATCTCGTCGGACTGGGGCGCCCACATGCTCTCGACGGAGAGCGAACTGTATCACCCGCTCCAGTACAACATGGGTACGGTGTGGCCCTTCGTGACGGGGTACGTGTCGTGGGCCCAGTACCGGTACCGGCGTCCATGGGCGGGCTTCCACCTCGTGGACGCGGTGAAGCAGATGACCTTCGACTGGAGCCTGGGACGCCATCCGGAGTTGCTGTCCGGAACGTTCTACCAGCCGCTCGACCAGACCGTCCCGCACCAGTTCTTCGCGACTTCGGCCCTGGTGACACCGTTACTGCGCGGCGTCATCGGCTGGGAGCCCGATGCTCCGCGCGGCAGGGCTCGACTCGCCCCGCAACTCCCGCCGGACTGGCCGCAGGTGGCGGTGAGGCGGCTCCGTGCCGGGGAGACGACGACCGACATCGAAATCCTGCAACGCTGGACGGCGGCGGGCGGAGGGCGGCGCACGACGCTGACGACCTCCGGACCCCCCCTGACCTTCGAGTTCGTGCCCGACGTGCCGGCGGGGGCGCGCAACATGACGGTGCGAGTGAACGGGGCCACCACGGAGTTATCGTCCGACGGAAGCGTCGAAGTGACCGTCGGGGCCGCGGCACCGGCGGGGAACCGGGCGGAGATCGTCGTGGCGTGGGAAGGCGGACTGGCCGTCGCCCCGCCCCGCATCGACCTCGAAGCCGGACAGACGAGCAGCGGCCTGCGGATTCTGGACTTCAGCGCCGAGGCGGATGCATGGAGTCTCTCGGTGGAGGGGACGGCGGGTCGCACCTATGAGGTCGCGGTCTTCGGCACCCTGGTGGTGCCTGCCGTCATGCGGGGCGCCGCCCTCGTCTCGGATCGCGGCGCCGGTGTCATCGAGATCGAGTTCGCCGAGGGAGAGGGGCGCGTCCCGGCGACCGTCCGCTTGACACCGGCCGGATAG
- a CDS encoding acetylornithine/succinylornithine family transaminase, which translates to MNARELERAYALEVFPKRDLTIVRGEGACVWDDEGRRYIDCVGGIGVASIGHANPAVAEAVAAQARVLVSCPGIFYNDVRARLLAELVSIAPAGLTGAFLCNSGAEAVEAAIKFARLATGRTEVVSAMRGFHGRTLGALSATHKKEYREPFGPLVPGFSFVPFNHVEKLRAAVGEDTAAVIVEPVQGEGGVRPASPDYLPAARRICDEAGAVLVFDEIQTGFCRTGRMFACERYGVAPDVLCLAKAIAGGVPLGAVLAQERLQPPPGRHGTTFGGNPLACAAALAAIRFMRDERLDERAEALGARFSERFARHRLARVRAVRQVGLMIGVELRERCRPYLEPLAERGVLALPAGTTVIRLLPPLVITEAQIDEVADTLTEVLAD; encoded by the coding sequence ATGAACGCGCGCGAACTGGAACGGGCGTACGCCCTCGAGGTCTTCCCCAAGCGGGACCTCACCATCGTGCGGGGCGAAGGCGCGTGCGTGTGGGACGACGAGGGTCGCCGCTACATCGATTGCGTGGGCGGAATCGGCGTGGCGAGCATCGGCCACGCCAACCCGGCGGTCGCCGAGGCGGTGGCGGCGCAGGCGCGCGTGCTCGTGTCCTGTCCGGGGATCTTCTACAACGATGTCCGGGCGCGGTTGCTGGCCGAACTCGTTTCCATCGCGCCGGCCGGGCTCACGGGCGCCTTCCTCTGCAACTCCGGGGCGGAGGCGGTGGAGGCCGCGATCAAGTTCGCGCGGCTCGCGACGGGACGGACGGAGGTCGTGTCCGCGATGCGCGGCTTCCACGGGCGAACGCTCGGAGCGCTGAGCGCAACGCACAAGAAGGAGTACCGGGAGCCGTTCGGGCCGCTCGTGCCGGGGTTCTCGTTCGTGCCCTTCAACCACGTCGAGAAGCTGCGCGCGGCCGTGGGCGAGGACACGGCCGCGGTGATCGTCGAGCCGGTGCAGGGAGAGGGAGGGGTGCGGCCGGCCAGCCCGGACTATCTGCCGGCGGCGCGCCGCATCTGCGACGAGGCCGGTGCGGTGCTGGTGTTCGACGAGATCCAGACGGGCTTCTGCCGCACCGGTCGCATGTTCGCCTGCGAACGCTACGGCGTTGCGCCGGACGTCCTCTGCCTCGCCAAGGCGATCGCGGGCGGCGTGCCGCTGGGGGCGGTCCTCGCGCAGGAACGGCTGCAGCCGCCGCCCGGCCGGCACGGCACGACCTTCGGCGGCAACCCGCTCGCCTGCGCCGCCGCCCTGGCCGCGATCCGGTTCATGCGGGACGAGCGGCTCGACGAGCGGGCCGAGGCGCTGGGCGCCCGCTTCAGCGAGCGCTTCGCCCGACACCGGCTGGCCCGCGTGCGCGCCGTGCGGCAGGTCGGCCTCATGATCGGCGTCGAACTCCGCGAGCGCTGCCGCCCCTACCTCGAACCCCTCGCGGAGCGCGGCGTCCTCGCCCTCCCGGCCGGCACCACGGTCATCCGGCTGCTGCCGCCCCTCGTGATCACCGAAGCCCAGATCGACGAAGTGGCGGACACGCTGACGGAGGTACTGGCCGACTGA
- a CDS encoding [LysW]-aminoadipate kinase, giving the protein MPGPTPEPMPGESGGLLIVKIGGGESINLDGIARDLAGLSGPFVIVHGANALRDSLARRLGVEKRVLTSMSGHESVQSDRDLIDVMLMAYAGVRNKRIVELLQGHGVNAVGLTGLDGGLVRGRRNRGIRVRECGKTLIKRDLSGKPAEVNRKLMGLLLAGGFTPVVTVPLIDEHNVAINSENDDVVTLLSAELGADCVIQLIEAPGFLEDPDDPASVVARLSGAQLARRESEARGRMKRKLLALRRVIEAGTTRVVIADGRIERPVAEALAGRGTVIG; this is encoded by the coding sequence ATGCCGGGACCGACACCCGAACCGATGCCGGGCGAGTCCGGCGGGCTGCTCATCGTCAAGATCGGCGGCGGCGAATCGATCAATCTGGACGGGATTGCCCGCGACCTGGCGGGCCTGTCCGGTCCGTTCGTCATCGTGCACGGCGCGAACGCGCTGCGCGATTCGCTGGCCCGGAGGCTCGGGGTCGAAAAACGCGTCCTCACGTCGATGTCCGGACACGAGAGCGTGCAGTCCGACCGCGACCTGATCGACGTGATGCTCATGGCCTACGCCGGCGTGCGGAACAAGCGCATCGTGGAACTGCTGCAGGGTCACGGCGTGAACGCGGTTGGGCTCACGGGGCTCGACGGCGGGCTCGTGCGCGGCCGCCGCAACAGGGGTATCCGGGTGAGAGAGTGCGGCAAGACGCTGATCAAGCGGGACCTGTCAGGGAAACCGGCGGAAGTGAACCGCAAGCTGATGGGGTTGCTCCTCGCCGGCGGCTTCACTCCGGTCGTCACCGTGCCCCTCATCGACGAACACAACGTGGCGATCAACTCGGAGAACGATGACGTCGTGACCCTGCTCAGCGCCGAACTGGGCGCGGATTGCGTGATCCAGTTGATCGAGGCGCCCGGTTTCCTCGAAGATCCGGACGATCCGGCGTCCGTCGTCGCACGGCTCTCGGGCGCCCAACTGGCGCGTCGCGAGAGCGAAGCGCGCGGGCGCATGAAGCGGAAGCTGCTCGCCCTGCGCCGAGTCATTGAAGCCGGCACGACGCGGGTCGTGATCGCGGATGGGCGCATCGAACGGCCGGTCGCGGAGGCGCTGGCCGGACGGGGCACGGTGATCGGATGA
- a CDS encoding class II glutamine amidotransferase: MCRILCVRSDDPFDMAPHLAAFAQIARESREYQGDGWGCAWIDADGWRVYRAISPVWADAAAPSGRTTLLLAHARSAYRGEGIRVENNMPFFDGERVFIFNGELHGVRIKERGRIGAEKVFNFVKRFGGGDGNVDMGRALERGLDAIRKRTRYVRAMNLIVADAARRVHFATRFSEDPDYFRLHAARRDGVRILCSAPYPDSCPASDGRWAWTPVANGAIGTF, from the coding sequence GTGTGTCGCATCCTGTGCGTCCGGAGCGATGATCCCTTCGACATGGCGCCGCACCTCGCCGCCTTCGCGCAGATCGCCCGCGAGAGCCGCGAGTATCAGGGCGACGGGTGGGGGTGCGCCTGGATCGATGCGGACGGGTGGCGTGTCTACCGCGCCATCTCGCCGGTGTGGGCGGACGCCGCGGCGCCGTCCGGACGCACGACGCTGCTGCTCGCCCACGCGAGGAGCGCGTATCGCGGGGAAGGGATACGGGTCGAGAACAACATGCCGTTCTTCGACGGGGAGCGCGTCTTCATCTTCAACGGGGAGCTGCACGGCGTACGGATCAAGGAGCGGGGGCGGATCGGCGCGGAGAAGGTGTTCAACTTCGTCAAGCGATTCGGCGGCGGGGATGGCAACGTAGACATGGGTCGTGCGCTGGAGCGGGGACTCGACGCCATCCGGAAGCGCACCCGTTACGTGCGGGCGATGAACCTGATCGTCGCCGACGCGGCGCGGCGGGTCCACTTCGCGACCCGGTTCAGCGAGGATCCGGACTACTTCCGGCTGCACGCCGCCCGCCGGGACGGCGTGCGGATCCTGTGCTCGGCGCCCTATCCGGATTCCTGTCCGGCGTCGGACGGGCGGTGGGCGTGGACGCCGGTCGCGAACGGCGCCATCGGGACGTTCTGA
- the argC gene encoding N-acetyl-gamma-glutamyl-phosphate reductase codes for MIRASIAGGSGYAGGELLRLLLGHPDVEVRQITSERFAGRFAQRVHPNLRGVTRLRFCALDELSECDVLFICLPHGESSRRIDEFRARAGRIVDLGADFRLPDGEDYERFYGRPHPRPELLGSFVYGIAEVNREALAAADLVACAGCNATASILGLLPLYREGVADSAVIEVKVGSSEAGNRASEGSHHPERSGAMRSYRPTGHRHAAEIRTVLGGEVHFSATAVEMVRGVLATCHVFLNRELDEKALWKIYRSAYADEPFVRIVKERSGIHRYPDPNLLAGANYCDVGFERDPLSNRVVVLSAIDNLMKGAAGQAVQALNVMHGLAESRGLEFPGLHPA; via the coding sequence ATGATCCGCGCGTCGATCGCGGGCGGCTCGGGCTACGCCGGCGGGGAACTGTTGAGGCTCCTGCTCGGCCATCCCGATGTCGAGGTGCGGCAGATCACGTCGGAGCGCTTTGCGGGACGGTTCGCGCAGCGGGTCCACCCCAACCTGCGGGGCGTCACGCGGCTGCGCTTCTGCGCGCTCGACGAGCTGTCGGAGTGCGACGTGCTCTTCATCTGTCTGCCGCACGGGGAGTCGTCCCGCCGCATCGACGAGTTTCGGGCCCGGGCTGGGCGGATCGTCGACCTGGGGGCCGATTTCCGGCTCCCGGACGGCGAGGACTATGAGCGCTTCTACGGCCGGCCGCATCCCCGGCCGGAACTCCTGGGGTCCTTCGTGTACGGGATCGCGGAAGTGAACCGCGAGGCGCTTGCGGCCGCGGACCTGGTCGCGTGTGCCGGCTGCAACGCGACGGCCTCCATCCTCGGGCTCCTGCCGCTGTACCGGGAAGGGGTCGCGGATTCGGCGGTGATCGAAGTGAAGGTGGGCTCGAGCGAGGCCGGCAACCGCGCCAGCGAGGGCAGCCACCACCCGGAGCGCAGCGGCGCGATGCGGTCGTATCGGCCGACCGGCCACCGCCACGCGGCCGAGATCCGGACGGTCCTCGGCGGCGAGGTGCATTTCTCCGCCACCGCGGTCGAGATGGTGCGGGGCGTCCTCGCCACCTGCCATGTATTCCTGAACCGGGAGCTTGACGAGAAGGCGCTGTGGAAGATCTACCGGAGCGCCTACGCCGACGAACCGTTCGTGCGCATCGTCAAGGAGCGGAGCGGCATCCACCGCTATCCCGACCCCAACCTCCTGGCGGGCGCGAACTACTGCGACGTGGGGTTCGAGCGCGATCCGCTCTCGAACCGCGTCGTGGTCCTGAGCGCGATCGACAACCTCATGAAGGGGGCGGCGGGACAGGCGGTGCAGGCGCTCAACGTGATGCACGGGTTGGCGGAGTCGCGGGGGCTCGAGTTCCCCGGGCTGCACCCGGCCTGA
- the lysX gene encoding lysine biosynthesis protein LysX, translated as MRVGFLHSLIRKDEKLLIAELRELSDVELVFLDDRKLAFDFRTVPDVDVVLERCINHSRAMHALRLFEGSGLDCVNRYEVSRRCGDKILTAASLRECGVPQPEARVAFTEVSALEAIEELGYPVVLKPAVGSWGRLLSRINDRHAAETVLEHKAILGSYHHSIFFVQKYVEKGGRDIRAFVVGEDCVAAIYRSSEHWITNTARGGTASNCPVTSEIGELSLRAAEAVGGGVVAVDLFESDAGLLVNEVNYTMEFRNSIEATGVNIPERIVSYVVSPDRAADP; from the coding sequence ATGAGAGTCGGCTTTCTTCATTCCCTCATCCGAAAGGACGAGAAGCTGCTGATCGCCGAGTTGCGCGAGCTCAGCGATGTGGAACTGGTGTTTCTGGACGACCGCAAGCTCGCGTTCGACTTCCGGACGGTCCCGGACGTCGACGTCGTTCTCGAGCGCTGCATCAACCACTCGCGAGCGATGCACGCGTTGCGGCTGTTCGAGGGGAGCGGGCTCGATTGCGTCAATCGCTACGAGGTGTCGCGCCGCTGCGGGGACAAGATCCTCACCGCGGCGTCGCTTCGGGAATGCGGGGTGCCGCAGCCCGAAGCCAGGGTCGCGTTCACCGAGGTCTCCGCGCTCGAAGCGATTGAGGAACTGGGCTATCCCGTCGTCCTGAAACCCGCGGTCGGCTCATGGGGCCGCCTGCTGTCAAGGATCAACGACCGGCACGCGGCGGAGACGGTCCTCGAACACAAGGCGATCCTGGGCAGCTATCATCACTCGATCTTCTTCGTGCAGAAGTATGTGGAGAAGGGTGGGCGCGACATCCGCGCGTTCGTCGTGGGGGAGGACTGCGTGGCGGCCATCTACCGGTCCTCCGAGCACTGGATCACGAATACGGCGCGCGGCGGAACCGCCTCGAACTGTCCCGTGACGAGCGAGATCGGGGAGCTGTCCCTGCGCGCGGCGGAGGCCGTGGGCGGGGGTGTGGTGGCCGTGGACCTGTTCGAGAGCGACGCCGGACTGCTCGTGAACGAAGTGAACTACACGATGGAATTCAGGAACAGCATCGAGGCGACCGGCGTGAACATTCCGGAGCGGATCGTGTCGTACGTCGTCTCGCCGGACCGGGCGGCGGACCCATGA
- the lysW gene encoding lysine biosynthesis protein LysW, whose amino-acid sequence MPECPVCGAEPMISDDPVEGELLECEECGVELEILALDPVTLGEAPDAEEDWGE is encoded by the coding sequence ATGCCGGAATGTCCTGTATGCGGCGCGGAACCGATGATCTCCGACGACCCCGTCGAGGGCGAGTTGCTCGAATGCGAGGAGTGCGGCGTCGAACTTGAGATCCTCGCGCTCGACCCCGTCACTCTCGGTGAGGCGCCGGACGCCGAGGAGGACTGGGGCGAATGA
- a CDS encoding TIGR02206 family membrane protein — protein sequence MGGFFGTERVPFDLFGPVHLATIGALAAVGIWLIRAGLAADERGRRRLRLALGLTILVLLLSRHFWKAAMGLWTVQNDIPLHLCAIMAWITVFGLWTRHPWALRLMYFLGVAGAVQALLTPDAEFGAVHFTFFESAGSHATVVVAGAWAVVVEGYRPTARDPWLALGLLNLYAAVVFPINRLLGSNYLYLIEKPAGPTVLDFFPGWPWYILLIEPVAVGLFLALRLPFRNPAAD from the coding sequence ATGGGCGGGTTCTTCGGGACGGAACGGGTGCCGTTCGATCTCTTCGGCCCGGTCCATCTTGCGACGATCGGCGCCCTGGCGGCGGTCGGCATCTGGCTGATTCGCGCCGGTCTGGCGGCCGATGAGCGGGGTCGTCGCCGCCTCCGCCTGGCGCTGGGTCTCACGATTCTCGTCCTCCTCCTTTCGAGACACTTCTGGAAGGCCGCGATGGGGCTGTGGACGGTGCAGAACGACATACCGCTGCACCTCTGCGCCATCATGGCGTGGATCACCGTCTTCGGGCTGTGGACCCGGCATCCGTGGGCTCTCCGTCTCATGTACTTCCTTGGAGTGGCGGGGGCGGTGCAGGCCCTCCTGACCCCGGATGCCGAGTTCGGTGCCGTACACTTCACCTTCTTCGAGTCGGCGGGGTCGCACGCGACCGTCGTCGTCGCCGGCGCGTGGGCGGTGGTCGTGGAGGGCTACCGGCCGACGGCGCGCGACCCGTGGCTGGCCCTCGGACTGCTCAACCTGTACGCGGCCGTCGTCTTTCCGATAAACCGGCTTCTCGGGTCGAACTATCTCTACCTGATCGAGAAACCGGCCGGACCCACGGTCCTCGATTTCTTTCCCGGCTGGCCATGGTACATTCTGCTGATCGAACCCGTGGCCGTCGGGCTCTTCCTGGCGCTGCGGCTTCCCTTCCGGAACCCGGCCGCCGATTGA
- the nagB gene encoding glucosamine-6-phosphate deaminase gives MSAAAHARRERVPVRVMPDHDSIAAEVAGRIAALLRGRAENGRPAVLGLATGATPVGVYRELIRLHRHEGLDFSNAVAFNLDEYFPMRPGSLHSYHRYMREHLFDHVNIAPEHCHIPRGDVPEAEVEAHCVEYERRIRKAGGIDFQILGIGRSGHIGFNEPGSERDSRTRRLYLDTVTRGDAASDFFGEENVPPQAITMGVATILEAREVVLLATGEHKAGIVRRAVEGEIHADVAATFLQQHAAATVYLDPAAASDLTRVRTPWLVGDVEWTAERETAAVIWLSERTDKSILHLATDDYRANHLAPLTSRHGSAGPINGQVFNALISRIRGKSRLPRDQDIIVFSPHPDDDVISMGGLLRKLVENGNRITVAYQTSGNIAVFDHEVRRYLDFLRRAAGIIDLGDAANLEGVLRSLEDRLAGKEPGDIDPDVVQQLKRIIRETEATAAIESLGLSADRARFLNQPFYQTGAVRKNPITSEDVEIVARLLEEVRPTIVFAAGDLSDPHGTHRMCLETVEAALAGYHGDPPWLWLYRGAWQEWDLDEATVLVPLSERELHGKVQAIFRHESQKDSAPFPGPDPREFWQRVVERNRDTADRLAALGLPAYYAMEAYVTLRDGRRVEGPEISTSSLADADA, from the coding sequence ATGAGCGCCGCCGCGCACGCGCGCAGAGAGCGCGTGCCCGTCCGGGTCATGCCGGACCACGACAGCATCGCCGCCGAGGTCGCCGGCCGGATCGCGGCGCTCCTGCGTGGGAGGGCCGAGAACGGGCGCCCTGCCGTTCTCGGCCTCGCGACCGGCGCCACGCCCGTCGGCGTCTATCGGGAACTCATCCGCCTGCATCGGCACGAAGGACTCGACTTCTCCAATGCGGTCGCCTTCAACCTCGATGAGTACTTCCCGATGCGGCCGGGCAGCCTCCACAGCTATCACCGCTACATGCGGGAGCACCTGTTCGACCACGTGAACATCGCTCCGGAGCACTGTCACATCCCCCGCGGTGATGTGCCGGAAGCGGAGGTCGAGGCGCACTGCGTCGAGTACGAACGCCGCATCCGGAAGGCGGGCGGGATCGACTTCCAGATCCTCGGGATCGGGCGCAGCGGTCACATCGGCTTCAACGAACCGGGGTCGGAGCGCGACTCGCGGACCCGGCGGCTTTACCTGGACACCGTCACCCGCGGCGATGCCGCGTCGGATTTCTTCGGCGAGGAGAACGTGCCGCCACAGGCGATCACCATGGGCGTGGCCACGATTCTCGAAGCGCGGGAGGTCGTGCTGCTCGCCACGGGAGAACACAAGGCGGGGATCGTGCGTCGAGCCGTCGAAGGGGAGATCCACGCGGACGTCGCCGCGACCTTTCTCCAGCAACACGCCGCCGCGACGGTTTATCTTGATCCGGCCGCCGCTTCCGATCTCACCCGCGTCCGCACGCCGTGGCTCGTGGGCGATGTCGAGTGGACGGCGGAGCGCGAGACCGCGGCCGTCATCTGGTTGAGCGAACGCACCGACAAGTCGATCCTTCACCTCGCGACCGACGACTACCGCGCGAACCACCTCGCCCCGCTCACCTCCCGCCACGGGTCGGCCGGGCCGATCAACGGACAGGTCTTCAACGCGCTCATCTCCAGGATCCGCGGGAAGAGCAGACTGCCGCGCGACCAGGACATCATCGTCTTCTCGCCTCACCCGGACGACGATGTGATCTCGATGGGCGGACTGCTGCGCAAGCTGGTCGAGAACGGCAACCGCATCACGGTGGCGTATCAGACATCCGGGAACATCGCCGTCTTCGACCACGAGGTGCGTCGTTACCTCGACTTCCTGCGGCGCGCGGCAGGCATCATCGACCTCGGCGACGCCGCGAACCTCGAGGGAGTGCTGCGGTCTCTCGAGGATCGGCTCGCCGGTAAAGAGCCGGGGGACATCGATCCCGACGTGGTTCAGCAGCTCAAGCGGATCATCCGCGAGACGGAGGCCACGGCCGCGATCGAATCGCTGGGGCTCTCCGCCGACCGCGCCCGCTTTCTGAACCAGCCGTTCTATCAGACGGGAGCGGTGAGAAAGAACCCGATCACGTCGGAGGACGTAGAGATCGTCGCGCGGCTGCTGGAGGAGGTGCGACCGACCATCGTGTTCGCCGCCGGGGACCTGTCCGATCCGCACGGCACGCACCGCATGTGCCTCGAGACGGTCGAGGCGGCGCTCGCCGGTTACCACGGCGACCCGCCGTGGCTCTGGCTCTATCGCGGCGCGTGGCAGGAGTGGGACCTGGACGAAGCGACGGTCCTCGTGCCGCTCTCCGAACGCGAACTGCACGGCAAGGTCCAGGCGATCTTCCGACACGAGTCGCAAAAGGACTCGGCCCCCTTCCCGGGACCGGACCCGCGCGAGTTCTGGCAGCGCGTCGTCGAGCGAAACCGGGATACCGCCGACCGGCTGGCCGCCCTCGGGCTGCCGGCGTACTACGCCATGGAGGCGTACGTGACACTGCGGGATGGGCGGCGTGTCGAGGGTCCGGAGATCTCCACCTCCTCGCTCGCGGACGCGGATGCATAA